One stretch of Cellulomonas wangsupingiae DNA includes these proteins:
- the msrA gene encoding peptide-methionine (S)-S-oxide reductase MsrA encodes MASLFETLLGTSLRTTMVDAEHALKGRDGYAYPVPATHAVLGTPLQGPWPEGTRVLYLASGCFWGAEKEAWQLPGVVTTAVGYMGGFTPYPTYEETCTGRTGHTETVMVAYDPAVLSDVDLMRHFWEEHDPTQGFRQGNDVGTQYRSAVFFTTPEQEAAARETRDAYAPLLKARGYGDVTTEIRSVDDAGTFYYAEGPHQQYLHKNPGGYCPVNSTGVACPLPPA; translated from the coding sequence ATGGCCTCGTTGTTCGAGACGCTGCTCGGCACGTCGCTGCGCACCACGATGGTGGACGCGGAGCACGCGCTGAAGGGCCGGGACGGGTACGCGTACCCGGTGCCGGCGACGCACGCCGTGCTGGGGACGCCGCTGCAGGGCCCGTGGCCCGAGGGCACCCGCGTGCTGTACCTGGCCTCCGGGTGCTTCTGGGGAGCCGAGAAGGAGGCGTGGCAGCTGCCGGGCGTCGTCACGACCGCCGTCGGCTACATGGGCGGCTTCACGCCGTACCCGACGTACGAGGAGACGTGCACCGGGCGCACGGGCCACACCGAGACGGTGATGGTCGCGTACGACCCCGCGGTGCTGTCGGACGTCGACCTGATGCGGCACTTCTGGGAGGAGCACGACCCGACCCAGGGCTTCCGGCAGGGCAACGACGTCGGGACGCAGTACCGGTCGGCGGTGTTCTTCACGACGCCCGAGCAGGAGGCGGCCGCCCGCGAGACCCGCGACGCGTACGCCCCGCTGCTCAAGGCGCGCGGCTACGGCGACGTGACGACGGAGATCCGGTCCGTCGACGACGCCGGCACGTTCTACTACGCCGAGGGCCCGCACCAGCAGTACCTGCACAAGAACCCCGGCGGCTACTGCCCGGTCAACTCCACGGGCGTGGCCTGCCCCCTCCCCCCGGCCTGA
- a CDS encoding CPBP family glutamic-type intramembrane protease has translation MFAIHVRPLAYLPLVVGIALGWAVDRVLGRDLLIIGAGMGIVSTIPLGADLSDASMLRFTLALGLAVVIPYVLSRHVLGDDVIRFPWRTGRRWTRTQWAYLIGVQTAGYLLLPFYFLSSGAYRNWPTVIEGQEIARLFVGVNAVGTWDELFFICTVFALLRRHFPLWAANVLQATVFVSFLWELGYREWGPLLTIPFALIQGFTFSLTKSLTYVLVVHLLFDAVVFMVLVHAHTPELFDIFVTAPAR, from the coding sequence ATGTTCGCGATCCACGTCCGCCCGCTGGCGTACCTGCCGCTCGTCGTCGGGATCGCCCTGGGCTGGGCCGTCGACCGCGTGCTGGGGCGGGACCTGCTGATCATCGGCGCCGGCATGGGCATCGTCAGCACGATCCCGCTCGGCGCGGACCTGTCCGACGCCAGCATGCTGCGGTTCACGCTCGCGCTCGGGCTGGCCGTGGTGATCCCGTACGTCCTGTCCCGGCACGTCCTGGGCGACGACGTCATCCGGTTCCCGTGGCGCACCGGCCGGCGGTGGACGCGCACGCAGTGGGCGTACCTCATCGGCGTGCAGACCGCCGGGTACCTGCTGCTGCCGTTCTACTTCCTGTCGTCCGGCGCGTACCGCAACTGGCCCACGGTGATCGAGGGGCAGGAGATCGCGCGCCTCTTCGTCGGCGTCAACGCCGTCGGCACCTGGGACGAGCTGTTCTTCATCTGCACGGTCTTCGCCCTGCTGCGCCGGCACTTCCCGCTGTGGGCGGCCAACGTGCTGCAGGCCACGGTGTTCGTGTCCTTCCTGTGGGAGCTGGGCTACCGCGAGTGGGGGCCGCTGCTGACGATCCCGTTCGCGCTCATCCAGGGCTTCACGTTCTCCCTCACCAAGTCCCTGACGTACGTGCTGGTCGTGCACCTGCTCTTCGACGCCGTGGTCTTCATGGTGCTCGTGCACGCCCACACCCCCGAGCTGTTCGACATCTTCGTCACCGCCCCCGCGCGCTGA
- a CDS encoding AbiJ-NTD4 domain-containing protein, which yields MRFSQRIGATEVRSLIQVETIDMPLRNKLWSLIYLHLSPESESGLGVRSSRYQKLYHDAWLNLLERPIDEMPRYVSRVVDVMREYFYGADWFRPYDMLEFCLTRQNGFGADAIKMANRTLEEHLSGYRFVSEKLVPVTDDSHVQAIEDALSVANAPARIHLRKSLALLGERQSPDVENAMKEAISAVEATCSALVGKPGSTLGEALKKMEESEVLLHPALKGSWLKMYGYTSGADGIRHALQGESSATVDDALYFLIACSAFVSLLTAKAASAGIPLAAT from the coding sequence GTGCGCTTTTCTCAGCGGATCGGCGCCACCGAAGTCCGGTCCTTGATCCAGGTTGAGACCATCGATATGCCGCTTCGCAACAAGTTGTGGAGCCTCATCTACTTGCACCTCAGTCCTGAGAGCGAGTCGGGGCTTGGGGTGCGTTCGTCGCGATATCAGAAGCTCTACCATGACGCCTGGCTCAATCTTCTTGAGCGGCCCATTGATGAGATGCCACGCTACGTAAGCAGAGTTGTAGACGTGATGCGTGAGTATTTCTACGGCGCCGACTGGTTTCGGCCGTACGACATGCTGGAGTTCTGCCTGACTCGCCAGAACGGGTTCGGGGCCGACGCCATTAAAATGGCCAACAGGACCTTGGAGGAGCACTTATCCGGATATCGTTTCGTGTCCGAGAAGCTGGTTCCCGTCACCGATGACAGTCATGTTCAGGCGATCGAGGACGCGCTGTCCGTGGCGAATGCTCCTGCGCGCATTCACCTGAGGAAGAGCCTTGCGCTTCTCGGCGAACGGCAGAGTCCTGACGTCGAAAATGCTATGAAAGAGGCGATATCCGCGGTGGAGGCCACGTGCTCGGCACTCGTGGGAAAGCCTGGATCTACCTTGGGGGAGGCGTTGAAGAAAATGGAGGAGTCGGAGGTCTTGCTCCATCCCGCACTCAAGGGTTCCTGGCTGAAAATGTACGGCTACACGAGCGGCGCCGACGGGATTCGCCATGCCCTTCAGGGCGAATCGAGCGCCACGGTCGACGACGCGCTTTACTTCCTCATAGCGTGCTCTGCTTTCGTGAGCCTGCTTACTGCCAAGGCGGCGAGTGCCGGAATCCCGCTTGCCGCGACGTGA
- a CDS encoding phytoene desaturase family protein, producing the protein MDVVVVGSGPNGLAAAVAMARAGLSVTVLEARPTIGGGARTLDLGLADGLVHDVCSAVHPMAWASPFFRAFGLERRVELLVPEVSYAQPLPDGRAGLAWHDLDRTVDGLGGDGPAWRSLVGALSRSTAGAVGAALGDKRSIPAGLVPGGLVGAARFGLGVLEQGTPAWGVRFRGDVAPALLTGVAAHAITPLPSPAAAGTALLLASLAHAGQGWPIPRGGSGAIVGALVEDLLAHGGTVVTDHPVRSRRDLPDARCVLFDTTPRTLVDVLGDELPARRRAALERYRHGDAAAKVDFVLSGPVPWAHPDVARAGTVHVGGMRAEMAHAEAEVHAGRHADLPVCLVSDPTVVDATRAHGGLRPLWTYAHVPAGSDVDVTEAVVRHVERYAPGFRDVIVASRCVPAAQMSDHNANYVGGDISAGAVNLRQMFARPTAALDPYASGADGVYLCSAATPPGPGVHGLGGWYAATRALRREFGIRVGPLPVD; encoded by the coding sequence GTGGACGTCGTCGTCGTCGGGTCCGGACCCAACGGGCTGGCTGCCGCGGTCGCGATGGCGCGGGCGGGTCTGTCGGTCACGGTGCTCGAGGCCCGGCCCACGATCGGCGGCGGTGCGCGCACCCTCGACCTGGGCCTGGCCGACGGGCTCGTGCACGACGTGTGCTCCGCGGTCCACCCGATGGCATGGGCCTCGCCGTTCTTCCGCGCGTTCGGCCTGGAGCGGCGCGTCGAGCTGCTCGTGCCCGAGGTGTCGTACGCCCAGCCGCTGCCCGACGGGCGTGCCGGCCTGGCGTGGCACGACCTCGACCGGACGGTCGACGGGCTGGGCGGGGACGGGCCCGCGTGGCGCTCGCTGGTCGGTGCGCTGTCACGGAGCACCGCCGGTGCGGTCGGTGCGGCGCTCGGGGACAAGCGGAGCATCCCGGCCGGGCTCGTGCCCGGTGGCCTCGTCGGCGCCGCGCGGTTCGGGCTGGGGGTGCTGGAGCAGGGCACGCCGGCGTGGGGCGTGCGGTTCCGTGGTGACGTGGCGCCCGCGCTGCTGACGGGTGTCGCGGCGCACGCCATCACCCCGCTGCCGAGCCCGGCCGCGGCGGGGACCGCGCTGCTGCTGGCGTCGCTCGCGCACGCCGGGCAGGGGTGGCCGATCCCGCGCGGGGGGTCCGGGGCGATCGTCGGCGCGCTGGTCGAGGACCTGCTCGCGCACGGCGGGACCGTGGTCACCGACCACCCGGTGCGCTCGCGGCGCGACCTGCCCGACGCCCGCTGCGTCCTGTTCGACACCACCCCGCGCACCCTGGTGGACGTCCTGGGCGACGAGCTGCCCGCGCGGCGGCGCGCCGCCCTCGAGCGGTACCGCCACGGTGACGCGGCGGCGAAGGTCGACTTCGTGCTGTCGGGTCCCGTGCCCTGGGCGCACCCCGACGTCGCGCGGGCGGGCACCGTGCACGTCGGGGGGATGCGCGCGGAGATGGCGCACGCGGAGGCCGAGGTGCATGCGGGCCGGCACGCCGACCTGCCCGTCTGCCTGGTCAGCGACCCGACGGTCGTCGACGCCACCCGCGCGCACGGCGGGCTGCGTCCCCTGTGGACCTACGCGCACGTGCCCGCCGGGTCGGACGTGGACGTCACCGAGGCCGTCGTCCGCCACGTCGAGCGGTACGCCCCGGGGTTCCGCGACGTGATCGTGGCGTCGCGGTGCGTGCCGGCCGCGCAGATGTCCGACCACAACGCGAACTACGTCGGCGGCGACATCTCGGCCGGAGCGGTGAACCTGCGCCAGATGTTCGCCCGCCCGACGGCGGCCCTCGACCCGTACGCGTCGGGCGCCGACGGCGTCTACCTGTGCTCGGCGGCGACCCCGCCCGGGCCCGGGGTGCACGGGCTCGGCGGCTGGTACGCCGCCACCCGCGCCCTGCGGCGCGAGTTCGGCATCCGGGTCGGGCCGTTGCCCGTGGACTGA
- the greA gene encoding transcription elongation factor GreA translates to MTETTAATWLTQEAYDRLKEELERLETVGRKEIADRIAAARDEGDLKENGGYHAAREEQAKQEARIRELQAKLRNVQIGSPPDDGVVEPGMVVTALVAGDEMTFLLGSREIAGTADIDVFSPTSPLGAAIHGRKVGDATSYEAPNGREIPVEITAASPFQG, encoded by the coding sequence GTGACCGAGACGACTGCGGCCACATGGCTGACGCAGGAGGCCTACGACCGCCTCAAGGAGGAGCTCGAGCGCCTCGAGACGGTCGGGCGCAAGGAGATCGCGGACCGCATCGCGGCGGCCCGTGACGAGGGCGACCTCAAGGAGAACGGCGGCTACCACGCGGCGCGCGAGGAGCAGGCCAAGCAGGAGGCGCGCATCCGCGAGCTGCAGGCCAAGCTGCGCAACGTGCAGATCGGCTCGCCGCCCGACGACGGCGTCGTCGAGCCCGGCATGGTCGTGACCGCGCTGGTCGCGGGTGACGAGATGACGTTCCTGCTGGGTTCGCGCGAGATCGCGGGCACGGCGGACATCGACGTCTTCTCCCCCACGTCGCCGCTGGGCGCCGCCATCCACGGCCGCAAGGTCGGTGACGCGACGTCCTACGAGGCGCCGAACGGTCGCGAGATCCCCGTCGAGATCACGGCCGCGAGCCCCTTCCAGGGCTGA
- a CDS encoding DUF2776 family protein, which yields MNRTISVLFRAIPLAMGAVCLAFGLDILSGSHDAGHFVAGHVNIALTAICIALFTTAATIIRQLIHRYGEVWEIALPVLGYLVAIGTMIWGATVVAGGDEPKRVVAGHVMLGIGFIAACVSTVATASTKFVLIQQSAARSPGSGPPDGAYSRTVGAVLVAVPAVLAAAGLVLSATLYAHGGTPQLVAAHVLTGLSLICAALVALVASIVRQVRNEFGDAERYRWTWWVVAMGTINVVLGIGVLLASDDPNRLAPGIVLIGLGLVCFSILSKVLLLALVWRQVFALANRIPLIPVGTALACLFAAAFLFEGTERQAGLFVPAHVMVGLGAVCFTLFSIVSILEAGTSKD from the coding sequence ATGAACCGCACCATCAGCGTCCTGTTCCGCGCGATCCCACTCGCCATGGGGGCCGTCTGTCTGGCCTTCGGGCTGGACATCCTGTCCGGGAGCCACGACGCCGGCCACTTCGTCGCAGGTCACGTGAACATCGCCCTGACGGCCATCTGCATCGCGCTGTTCACGACGGCGGCGACGATCATCCGCCAGCTGATCCACCGCTACGGCGAGGTGTGGGAGATCGCGCTGCCCGTCCTCGGGTACCTGGTCGCGATCGGCACGATGATCTGGGGCGCGACGGTGGTCGCCGGAGGCGACGAGCCGAAGCGCGTCGTCGCGGGGCACGTCATGCTCGGCATCGGGTTCATCGCGGCCTGCGTCAGCACGGTGGCGACCGCGTCGACCAAGTTCGTGCTGATCCAGCAGTCCGCCGCGCGCTCACCGGGCAGCGGCCCGCCGGACGGTGCGTACTCGCGGACGGTCGGCGCCGTCCTCGTCGCCGTGCCGGCGGTGCTCGCCGCCGCGGGCCTGGTGCTGTCCGCGACCCTGTACGCGCACGGCGGCACCCCGCAGCTGGTGGCCGCGCACGTGCTCACCGGGCTGTCCCTGATCTGCGCGGCGCTCGTGGCCCTGGTCGCCAGCATCGTGCGGCAGGTGCGCAACGAGTTCGGCGACGCCGAGCGCTACCGGTGGACGTGGTGGGTGGTGGCGATGGGGACGATCAACGTCGTCCTCGGCATCGGTGTCCTGCTGGCGTCGGACGACCCGAACCGCCTCGCACCCGGCATCGTGCTCATCGGCCTGGGGCTGGTGTGCTTCAGCATCCTGTCCAAGGTGCTGCTGCTCGCGCTGGTGTGGCGCCAGGTCTTCGCGCTGGCCAACCGCATCCCGCTGATCCCGGTGGGGACCGCGCTCGCCTGCCTGTTCGCCGCGGCGTTCCTCTTCGAGGGCACCGAGCGGCAGGCGGGCCTCTTCGTGCCCGCCCACGTCATGGTCGGTCTGGGCGCCGTGTGCTTCACGCTCTTCTCGATCGTGTCGATCCTCGAGGCGGGCACCTCGAAGGACTGA
- the ilvA gene encoding threonine ammonia-lyase — protein MIGPADVRAAAELLQGVAERTPVQRSRALSELVGADVWLKCENLQRAGSFKIRGAYTRMARLTDEEKARGVVAASAGNHAQGVALAARLLGLDAAIFMPVDAALPKLAATRGYGAHVEQVGTSVDEALVAAHAHADLTGAVLIHPFDHPDVDAGQGTVALEVLEQVPDVGTIVVPVGGGGLAAGIAAALDERPDVRVVGVQAARAAAYPASLAAGRPTAAPELRTMADGIAVGTPGAVPFEVLASHHVPVRTVSEEDLSRALLLVAERAKLVVEPSGAAAVAALMADPRGVVGDDGRPVVCVLSGGNIDPLVLLRVVRHGLASAGRYLQLHVVVEDTPGALAELLQEVAAMGGNVMHVSHLRTGGDLGFSDVAIDLQIETKGPDHCATVLAGLRAAGYRLADG, from the coding sequence GTGATCGGTCCCGCCGACGTCCGCGCCGCGGCCGAGCTCCTGCAGGGCGTCGCCGAGCGCACCCCGGTGCAGCGCAGCCGCGCGCTGTCGGAGCTGGTCGGTGCCGACGTGTGGCTCAAGTGCGAGAACCTGCAGCGCGCGGGGTCGTTCAAGATCCGCGGCGCCTACACCCGCATGGCGCGGCTGACCGACGAGGAGAAGGCCCGCGGCGTCGTGGCCGCCAGCGCCGGCAACCACGCGCAGGGCGTCGCGCTCGCGGCGCGGCTCCTCGGCCTTGACGCGGCGATCTTCATGCCGGTCGACGCGGCCCTGCCCAAGCTCGCGGCCACGCGCGGCTACGGCGCGCACGTCGAGCAGGTGGGCACCTCGGTCGACGAGGCGCTCGTGGCGGCACACGCGCATGCGGACCTGACCGGCGCCGTGCTCATCCACCCGTTCGACCATCCCGACGTCGACGCGGGGCAGGGGACGGTCGCGCTCGAGGTGCTCGAGCAGGTGCCGGACGTGGGGACGATCGTCGTGCCCGTCGGCGGCGGCGGGCTCGCGGCGGGCATCGCCGCGGCCCTCGACGAGCGTCCCGACGTGCGCGTCGTCGGCGTGCAGGCCGCGCGCGCCGCGGCGTACCCCGCCTCGCTCGCGGCGGGCCGCCCCACGGCCGCGCCCGAGCTGCGGACGATGGCCGACGGCATCGCGGTCGGCACGCCGGGCGCCGTGCCCTTCGAGGTCCTGGCGAGCCACCACGTGCCCGTGCGGACCGTCTCGGAGGAGGACCTGTCACGCGCGCTGCTGCTCGTCGCCGAGCGCGCGAAGCTCGTCGTCGAGCCGTCCGGCGCCGCGGCGGTCGCCGCGCTCATGGCGGACCCGCGCGGCGTCGTGGGCGACGACGGGCGGCCGGTCGTCTGCGTGCTGTCCGGCGGCAACATCGACCCGCTGGTGCTGCTGCGCGTCGTACGCCACGGGCTGGCCTCCGCCGGCCGGTACCTGCAGCTGCACGTCGTCGTGGAGGACACGCCGGGCGCGCTCGCCGAGCTGCTGCAGGAGGTGGCGGCGATGGGCGGCAACGTCATGCACGTCAGCCACCTGCGCACGGGCGGGGACCTGGGGTTCAGCGACGTCGCGATCGACCTGCAGATCGAGACCAAGGGGCCGGACCACTGCGCGACGGTGCTGGCGGGTCTGCGCGCCGCGGGCTACCGGCTCGCCGACGGCTGA
- a CDS encoding ATP-dependent DNA ligase gives MLLDDVAGASAQVAATRSRLAKRAVLVDVLRRAAGDGAQDVAIVSRYLGGELRQRRTGLGWRSLAAMPGPADVPTLTLRDVDAAFAHMAGLSGPGSATARTDAARALFAAGTEREQHLLRGLVSGELRQGALDALLLDAVAEAAGVPADAVRRAAMLAGETEAVAVAALTAASPDDARAALDAFTLTVGRPVRPMLAQSAPDVATAVAQLAGITDAPAAQVVVDTKLDGIRIQVHRDGDDVRVYTRSLDDITARVPEIVAAVRALPARTLVLDGEALALDADGRPRPFQETASRSATRDADLAASATLTPFFFDVLHVDGRDLLDAPLHERLAVLDQVAAPHVVERVVTSDAAAAAEHFRAVVAAGQEGVVVKAADAPYEAGRRGSAWVKVKPRHTLDLVVLAVERGSGRRSGTLSNIHLGARDPAGGFVMLGKTFKGMTDEMLAWQTQRFRELEVADDGWTVTLRPEQVVEIAFDGLQRSTRYPGGLALRFARVLRYRDDKAAADADTIDTVRSHLA, from the coding sequence ATGCTCCTCGACGACGTCGCCGGTGCGTCCGCGCAGGTCGCGGCCACGCGGTCGCGGCTGGCCAAGCGTGCGGTGCTCGTCGACGTCCTGCGCCGGGCCGCAGGCGACGGGGCCCAGGACGTCGCGATCGTGTCGCGCTACCTCGGCGGGGAGCTGCGGCAGCGGCGCACGGGCCTCGGGTGGCGGTCCCTGGCCGCCATGCCCGGGCCGGCGGACGTCCCGACGCTGACCCTGCGGGACGTGGACGCGGCCTTCGCGCACATGGCCGGGCTGTCCGGCCCCGGCTCGGCCACCGCCCGCACCGACGCCGCACGCGCGCTGTTCGCCGCCGGCACCGAACGTGAGCAGCACCTGCTGCGGGGCCTGGTGAGCGGAGAGCTGCGGCAGGGCGCGCTGGACGCGCTGCTGCTCGACGCGGTCGCCGAGGCGGCGGGCGTCCCGGCCGACGCGGTCCGGCGCGCGGCCATGCTGGCGGGCGAGACCGAGGCCGTCGCGGTCGCGGCACTCACGGCCGCGTCCCCCGACGACGCGCGGGCGGCGCTCGACGCGTTCACGCTGACCGTCGGGCGCCCGGTGCGGCCGATGCTCGCGCAGTCGGCCCCGGACGTCGCGACCGCCGTGGCACAGCTCGCCGGCATCACCGACGCGCCGGCCGCGCAGGTCGTCGTCGACACCAAGCTCGACGGCATCCGCATCCAGGTCCACCGCGACGGTGACGACGTGCGCGTCTACACCCGCAGCCTCGACGACATCACGGCGAGGGTCCCCGAGATCGTCGCGGCGGTCCGCGCGCTGCCCGCCCGCACCCTCGTGCTCGACGGCGAGGCGCTCGCCCTCGACGCCGACGGCCGACCGCGCCCGTTCCAGGAGACCGCGTCGCGCAGCGCCACGCGCGACGCCGACCTCGCCGCGTCGGCGACCCTCACCCCTTTCTTCTTCGACGTGCTGCACGTCGACGGCCGCGACCTGCTCGACGCCCCGCTGCACGAGCGGCTCGCGGTGCTCGACCAGGTGGCCGCCCCGCACGTCGTCGAGCGCGTCGTGACGTCGGACGCGGCCGCCGCGGCCGAGCACTTCCGGGCCGTCGTCGCCGCGGGGCAGGAGGGCGTCGTCGTCAAGGCCGCCGACGCCCCCTACGAGGCCGGCCGCCGCGGGTCCGCCTGGGTCAAGGTCAAGCCGCGCCACACCCTCGACCTGGTCGTGCTGGCGGTCGAGCGGGGGTCCGGGAGGCGCTCGGGGACCCTGTCGAACATCCACCTGGGGGCACGGGACCCGGCGGGCGGGTTCGTCATGCTGGGCAAGACGTTCAAGGGCATGACCGACGAGATGCTCGCGTGGCAGACCCAGCGCTTCCGCGAGCTCGAGGTGGCCGACGACGGCTGGACCGTCACGCTGCGCCCCGAGCAGGTCGTGGAGATCGCGTTCGACGGCCTGCAGCGCTCGACCCGCTATCCGGGCGGGCTCGCCCTGCGGTTCGCACGCGTCCTGCGGTACCGCGACGACAAGGCGGCCGCCGACGCCGACACGATCGACACCGTTCGCTCGCACCTCGCTTAA
- a CDS encoding cystathionine gamma-synthase: MTHDPLAQTHDWTDAGFSTRAIHAGQDPDPATGAVVTPIHQVSTYKQDGVGGLRGGYEYSRSGNPTRDALQEALAAVEGGAAAFAFASGLAAEDTLLRAILRPGDHVVIPDDAYGGTYRLVARVLGPWGVEHTPVDLSDPDAVLAAIQPGRTKAIWVETPTNPLLGIADIAAITTHARSAGAVLVVDNTFATPYLQQPLALGADAVVHSTTKYVGGHSDVVGGAVVVADGAQLPAGMQGPTGTTELRDAVGFLQNASGAVAGPFDAWLTLRGLKTLAVRMDRHVANAQAVARFLVEHPGVREVLWPGLPEHPGHQVAARQMRGFGGMVAFRTGSVDSAVAVCGATQVFTLAESLGGVESLIEHPGRMTHGSVVGTALEVPDDLVRLSVGIEDVADLLADLEQALAAAGIGR; the protein is encoded by the coding sequence GTGACCCACGACCCGCTCGCGCAGACCCACGACTGGACCGACGCCGGCTTCTCGACCCGTGCCATCCACGCAGGCCAGGACCCCGATCCCGCGACCGGCGCCGTGGTGACGCCCATCCACCAGGTGTCGACGTACAAGCAGGACGGCGTCGGCGGGCTGCGCGGCGGCTACGAGTACTCCCGGTCGGGCAACCCGACGCGCGACGCCCTGCAGGAGGCGCTGGCCGCCGTCGAGGGCGGTGCCGCCGCGTTCGCCTTCGCGTCCGGCCTGGCGGCCGAGGACACGCTGCTGCGCGCGATCCTGCGCCCGGGCGACCACGTCGTGATCCCGGACGACGCGTACGGCGGCACGTACCGCCTGGTCGCGCGGGTCCTGGGCCCGTGGGGCGTCGAGCACACGCCGGTCGACCTGTCCGACCCCGACGCGGTGCTCGCCGCGATCCAGCCGGGACGCACCAAGGCCATCTGGGTCGAGACGCCGACGAACCCGCTGCTCGGCATCGCGGACATCGCGGCGATCACGACGCACGCCCGCTCGGCGGGCGCGGTGCTCGTCGTCGACAACACGTTCGCCACGCCGTACCTGCAGCAGCCGCTCGCGCTCGGCGCCGACGCCGTCGTCCACTCGACGACCAAGTACGTGGGCGGGCACTCCGACGTCGTGGGTGGCGCGGTCGTCGTCGCCGACGGGGCCCAGCTGCCCGCGGGCATGCAGGGGCCGACGGGCACCACCGAGCTGCGCGACGCGGTCGGCTTCCTGCAGAACGCGTCCGGCGCGGTCGCGGGGCCGTTCGACGCGTGGCTGACGCTGCGCGGCCTGAAGACCCTCGCGGTCCGCATGGACCGTCACGTCGCCAACGCGCAGGCCGTGGCCCGGTTCCTCGTCGAGCACCCGGGGGTCCGCGAGGTCCTGTGGCCCGGGCTGCCCGAGCACCCGGGTCACCAGGTCGCGGCCCGGCAGATGCGCGGGTTCGGCGGCATGGTCGCCTTCCGCACCGGCTCCGTCGACTCGGCGGTCGCCGTCTGCGGCGCGACGCAGGTCTTCACGCTGGCCGAGTCGCTCGGCGGCGTCGAGTCGCTCATCGAGCACCCGGGCCGCATGACGCACGGGTCCGTCGTGGGCACGGCGCTCGAGGTCCCCGACGACCTGGTGCGCCTCTCGGTCGGCATCGAGGACGTCGCGGACCTGCTCGCCGACCTGGAGCAGGCGCTCGCGGCCGCCGGGATCGGCCGGTGA
- a CDS encoding AI-2E family transporter, whose amino-acid sequence MAGAPGLTPRPDPVPAAVRAWAGWSWRALVILAALAVGLWLLSVLKVIVVPVAVAVLLTVLLSPLVAALRKHVRLPRAAAAGTALVLMLALVGGLLTLAGRSVVNGIAELGEQARAGVEQLMDWLAAGPLQLDTADLDGYLEQLQDAAASSGQQIASGALSVGVTVGHVVAGALIAVFCTLFFLIDGRGIWAWVVGLLPRGSRERVHQAGRRGWVTLGAYTRTQILVAAVDAAGIGIGAAFLQLPLVMPLAVLVFFGSFIPFVGAIVTGSIAVLVALVTQGWGSALIMLAIVLVVQQLEGHVLQPFLMGHAVSLHPVAVLLAVATGSLVAGIVGALFAVPIAAVLNTVVLYLHGHDKFPQLGTDDHVPIRAKGHPVLDRAVAAAAEAESEARAVRGGSGGVTLPAAGDPPVTS is encoded by the coding sequence GTGGCCGGCGCCCCGGGCCTCACGCCGCGGCCCGACCCGGTCCCGGCGGCGGTGCGGGCCTGGGCCGGCTGGTCGTGGCGCGCGCTGGTCATCCTCGCGGCGCTCGCCGTGGGGCTGTGGCTGCTGTCGGTGCTCAAGGTCATCGTCGTGCCCGTCGCGGTCGCGGTGCTGCTGACCGTGCTGCTCTCCCCGCTGGTGGCGGCGCTGCGCAAGCACGTCCGCCTGCCGCGGGCCGCCGCCGCGGGCACGGCGCTGGTGCTGATGCTCGCGCTCGTCGGTGGGCTGCTCACGCTCGCGGGGCGCTCCGTCGTCAACGGCATCGCCGAGCTGGGGGAGCAGGCCCGCGCGGGCGTCGAGCAGCTGATGGACTGGCTCGCCGCGGGGCCCCTGCAGCTGGACACCGCCGACCTCGACGGGTACCTCGAGCAGCTGCAGGACGCGGCGGCGTCCAGCGGTCAGCAGATCGCGTCGGGCGCGCTGTCCGTGGGCGTGACCGTCGGGCACGTCGTCGCCGGCGCGCTGATCGCGGTGTTCTGCACGCTCTTCTTCCTCATCGACGGCCGTGGCATCTGGGCGTGGGTCGTCGGGCTGCTCCCGCGCGGCTCGCGGGAGCGGGTGCACCAGGCGGGACGGCGCGGGTGGGTGACGCTCGGGGCGTACACCCGCACGCAGATCCTCGTGGCGGCCGTCGACGCCGCCGGCATCGGCATCGGAGCGGCGTTCCTGCAGCTCCCCCTGGTGATGCCGCTCGCGGTCCTCGTCTTCTTCGGCTCGTTCATCCCGTTCGTCGGGGCCATCGTCACCGGGTCCATCGCGGTCCTGGTCGCGCTCGTCACGCAGGGCTGGGGCTCCGCGCTGATCATGCTGGCGATCGTGCTGGTCGTGCAGCAGCTCGAGGGGCACGTGCTGCAGCCGTTCCTCATGGGGCACGCGGTCTCGCTGCACCCGGTGGCCGTCCTGCTGGCGGTGGCCACGGGGTCGCTGGTCGCGGGCATCGTCGGCGCCCTGTTCGCGGTCCCGATCGCCGCGGTGCTCAACACTGTCGTGCTGTACCTGCACGGGCACGACAAGTTCCCCCAGCTCGGGACGGACGACCACGTGCCCATCCGGGCGAAGGGGCACCCCGTCCTCGACCGGGCGGTCGCTGCCGCCGCCGAGGCCGAGTCCGAGGCCCGCGCCGTGCGCGGCGGGTCCGGCGGGGTCACGCTGCCCGCGGCGGGTGACCCGCCGGTGACGTCGTGA